TTCTCCTCCGAGACCTCCGAGGACATGCTGCGGCTGATGGAGGGCGTCGTCGACTACGGCACCGGGCAGGGCGCCCAGATCGAGGGGTACCGGGTCGGCGGCAAGACCGGCACCGCCCAGGCCGCGGGAGAAGGCGGAGGGTTCGACGGCTACACCATCAGCTTCGTCGGCGTCGCCCCCGTCGAGGACCCGCAGTTCCTCACCTCCATCACCATCCACCGTCCCAGCGGCCAGTACGGGGACTGGGATCTCTCCGACACCTTCCAGGAGATCATGGAGCACACCCTCTCCAGCTACGAGGTCCCGCCCACCGACGACGAGTCCGGCGCCTATGATGGTTTCGTGGGCGAACGACAGGACTACCCGTGGTGAGAGAAGGCGCGCTGGCCGCCACGGTCAGCGACCTGGTGGAGCATCTCACCAGTGAGGGACACGACCCCATCCTCAGCCCCAGCTCCGGGGCCGCGGAGCAGATCCGGCTGACCGGCGCCGGGATGAGGCCGCAGCAGATCCAGTCCGGCGACCTCTTCATCGCCGTCCGAGGCGCCCGCGCTCACGGAGCCGACTTCATCGACGACGCCGCCCGGTCCGGTGCGGCCGCCGTCCTCACCGACGCCGCCGGGATGGCCAAAGTCCGGGACGCGCTGGGCTACAGCATCCCGGTGATCGAGGTGGACCGGGTGCGCGACGCCGCAGGTCCGGCCGCCGCAGTCATCTACGGCACCACCGCCACCTCGGATCCGTCCCTGTTCGGGGTGACCGGCACCAACGGGAAGACCACCACCACCTACTTCCTGCGCTCCCTGCTCTCCGCGGTGCTCGCCCCCCAAGGCCGCAGCACCGGGCTGATCGGCACCATCGAGATCGCCGCGGGCGCCGCCCCGGAGACCTCGGAGCGGATCGCCTCCGATATGACCACCCCCGAGGCGCCGGCTCTGCACGGCCTGATGCACCGGTTCCGTGCGGAGAACGTGGCCGCCGCGGCGATGGAGGTCTCCAGCCACGCGATCAGCTACAAGCGGATATCCGGGCTGCACTTCGACGTGGCCGGCTTCACCAACCTCACCCAGGACCACCTGGACCTCCATGGCGGCATGGAGGAGTACTACGCGGCCAAGGCAGAGCTGTTCTCCCGGTCCCGGACCCGCACCAGCGTGATCACCGTGGATGACTCCTGGGGCCATCGGATGGCAGCCGAAGCAACCGGCCGGGTCATCACCCTGGCCACCACGG
The sequence above is drawn from the Nesterenkonia populi genome and encodes:
- a CDS encoding Mur ligase family protein is translated as MREGALAATVSDLVEHLTSEGHDPILSPSSGAAEQIRLTGAGMRPQQIQSGDLFIAVRGARAHGADFIDDAARSGAAAVLTDAAGMAKVRDALGYSIPVIEVDRVRDAAGPAAAVIYGTTATSDPSLFGVTGTNGKTTTTYFLRSLLSAVLAPQGRSTGLIGTIEIAAGAAPETSERIASDMTTPEAPALHGLMHRFRAENVAAAAMEVSSHAISYKRISGLHFDVAGFTNLTQDHLDLHGGMEEYYAAKAELFSRSRTRTSVITVDDSWGHRMAAEATGRVITLATTGTPTDAHWSVTDVEPSGLGSAFTLSSTHTGERIRTSTALPGDFNVSNAALAAVMVLEAAADPERPQVFARGEVVRALQEQRPFDVAVPGRMQVVCRQPAAIVDFAHNPDAMIRALQAVRGPERTGRLILVIGAAGERDVSKRPTMGAIAARMADHVIISDDDPHGEDPAEIRAGLLDGARDAISGGDLSTHLEEVVPRAAAVQAAVDAAGPEDTILLAGRGHEDHQDVAGERVDVDDRVELARALTERGFPCSGFAPGSDSGQGVGS